A genomic segment from Thermotoga neapolitana DSM 4359 encodes:
- a CDS encoding ABC transporter permease, translated as MAAFVTMVYRQLIRFVRSRSRVIGMIINPLIWLVFFGLGWSKVFDNPWARMMFGGVDYLTYLAPGIFAMTIFNMSFISGVSLIWDKQFGFFKEVLVAPSSRRLSVMGRIIGDGLVTVLQGFIILFFTYFLAENLKISGLIPALIVGFLMSVTIASFGIALALKMESTEGFQMIMMTLMMPLIFLSGAMYPIDSMPNWMKAIAYINPLTYAVDASRGYLVGSHVMKFSFGMDWGILSILMVVGLLLATESFERARIS; from the coding sequence GTGGCTGCCTTCGTGACCATGGTGTACAGACAGCTGATCAGGTTTGTGAGGTCTCGATCCCGTGTGATAGGTATGATCATAAACCCTCTGATATGGCTCGTCTTCTTCGGGCTTGGCTGGAGCAAGGTTTTTGACAATCCCTGGGCAAGGATGATGTTCGGAGGAGTGGATTATCTCACGTACCTTGCACCCGGTATATTTGCCATGACCATATTCAACATGAGCTTCATCAGTGGTGTGAGTCTGATATGGGACAAACAGTTTGGTTTTTTCAAGGAAGTTCTGGTGGCACCCTCTTCGAGGAGACTCAGCGTAATGGGAAGAATCATCGGTGATGGCCTTGTCACGGTACTTCAGGGGTTTATAATTCTGTTTTTCACGTACTTTCTGGCGGAGAACCTGAAGATCTCCGGTCTGATACCGGCTCTCATCGTCGGTTTCCTCATGTCCGTTACGATCGCCAGCTTTGGCATAGCACTCGCCCTGAAAATGGAAAGCACAGAAGGTTTTCAGATGATAATGATGACACTGATGATGCCTCTGATATTCCTGAGCGGAGCCATGTATCCGATAGACTCCATGCCGAACTGGATGAAAGCGATCGCCTACATCAACCCACTGACCTATGCGGTCGATGCCTCAAGAGGTTACCTGGTTGGATCACACGTGATGAAGTTTTCCTTTGGAATGGACTGGGGCATTTTGAGCATACTGATGGTCGTGGGACTTCTTCTTGCAACAGAGAGTTTCGAAAGGGCAAGGATAAGTTGA
- a CDS encoding hydroxypyruvate reductase translates to MAKYRVHVNDPLDEEATKLLMEKEELTVTSRHLEKEELLKTISEVDVLVVRSATKVTSDIIEAGKNLKIIARAGIGLDNIDVQKAKEKGIKILNTPGASAPSVAELAIGLMLACARHIAKATISLKEGKWEKKILKGKELLGKTLGLIGFGNIGQEVARRALGFGMRVIAYDPARPKTDLPVEYVDLDTLLKESDFISLHVPLIESTKHMINKDTISKMKDGVIIVNTSRGGTIDEEALYEALVSGKVYAAGLDVFEVEPPSDELRRKLLSLDNVVATPHIGASTAEAQKRVGKELVEKIFRELGI, encoded by the coding sequence ATGGCAAAGTACAGGGTACATGTGAACGATCCACTCGATGAAGAGGCTACAAAACTCTTAATGGAAAAAGAAGAACTGACGGTCACATCAAGGCACCTAGAAAAAGAAGAACTTCTGAAAACAATCTCCGAAGTGGATGTTCTTGTTGTGAGAAGCGCCACGAAGGTCACGTCAGACATCATAGAAGCTGGAAAAAACCTGAAGATCATCGCAAGGGCTGGAATCGGTCTCGATAACATAGACGTTCAGAAGGCAAAAGAGAAGGGAATAAAAATTCTCAACACGCCGGGGGCAAGTGCACCATCCGTCGCGGAACTTGCCATTGGCCTCATGCTCGCCTGTGCCCGCCACATAGCGAAAGCCACCATATCCTTGAAGGAAGGCAAGTGGGAAAAGAAAATCCTGAAAGGAAAAGAACTCCTCGGAAAGACACTCGGACTCATTGGATTTGGAAACATCGGTCAGGAAGTTGCCAGAAGAGCCCTGGGATTTGGTATGAGAGTCATAGCGTATGACCCTGCTAGACCAAAAACAGATCTTCCTGTTGAATACGTGGATCTGGACACACTTTTGAAAGAGAGCGACTTCATCTCTTTACACGTTCCTCTCATCGAATCGACAAAGCACATGATAAACAAAGATACCATTTCCAAGATGAAGGATGGAGTGATAATAGTCAACACCTCACGAGGAGGAACGATCGACGAGGAAGCACTCTATGAAGCACTTGTGAGCGGAAAGGTGTACGCGGCAGGTCTTGATGTCTTCGAGGTGGAACCACCCAGCGACGAACTTAGAAGGAAACTGCTCAGCCTGGACAACGTTGTGGCAACTCCACACATAGGAGCCTCCACAGCGGAAGCCCAGAAAAGAGTCGGAAAAGAACTTGTGGAGAAGATTTTCAGAGAGCTTGGGATCTGA
- a CDS encoding ATP-binding cassette domain-containing protein, whose product MEDVIVVENLVKKFGDFEAVKGISFSVKKGEIFAFLGPNGAGKTTTIHILTTLLKPTDGKAWVAGHDVLKEPREVRKKIGIVFQDQSIDRELTAYENMYIHGRIYGYGGEKLKKRILELLEFVELLEFKDKPVKTFSGGMTRRLEIARSLIHEPEILFLDEPTIGLDPHTRAHIWEYISKMKKEHNMTIFLTTHYMDEAEQLADRVAIIDHGKIIALGSPDELKQMVGKEIIYVKFSDPVDCLDGEFIKSCKKLSDGRLELNVENSSRAIPKIFELAQQKGLKIEEITYHKPTLNDVFLHLTGRELREEGPENFFKAVARMRMRR is encoded by the coding sequence ATGGAAGACGTGATCGTGGTAGAAAATCTCGTCAAAAAGTTCGGAGACTTCGAAGCAGTGAAAGGAATCTCTTTTTCCGTCAAAAAAGGAGAGATCTTTGCGTTTCTTGGGCCAAACGGCGCAGGAAAAACCACCACCATACATATACTCACCACCCTTTTAAAGCCAACGGACGGAAAGGCATGGGTTGCTGGCCACGACGTTTTGAAAGAACCCAGGGAGGTCCGCAAAAAGATAGGCATCGTCTTTCAGGATCAATCAATCGACAGAGAACTCACCGCCTACGAAAACATGTACATCCACGGAAGAATATACGGATACGGTGGTGAAAAACTGAAAAAGAGGATCCTTGAACTTCTTGAATTTGTAGAACTGCTGGAGTTCAAAGACAAACCTGTGAAGACCTTCAGTGGAGGAATGACAAGAAGACTAGAGATCGCAAGATCTCTCATTCATGAGCCTGAAATACTCTTTCTTGACGAGCCCACCATCGGTCTTGACCCGCACACAAGGGCCCACATATGGGAGTACATATCGAAGATGAAGAAAGAGCACAACATGACGATATTCCTCACCACACACTACATGGACGAGGCCGAGCAACTCGCAGACAGGGTGGCGATAATAGACCACGGAAAGATCATTGCCCTTGGAAGTCCCGATGAATTGAAACAGATGGTTGGAAAAGAGATCATCTACGTGAAGTTTTCTGACCCTGTGGACTGCCTCGATGGTGAATTCATAAAGTCATGTAAGAAACTCTCCGACGGAAGGCTGGAATTGAACGTTGAAAACTCAAGCAGAGCCATCCCGAAGATATTTGAACTTGCCCAGCAAAAAGGACTGAAGATAGAAGAGATCACCTACCACAAACCCACCCTGAACGATGTCTTTTTGCATTTGACGGGAAGAGAACTCAGAGAGGAAGGGCCGGAAAACTTCTTCAAAGCCGTCGCAAGGATGAGAATGAGGAGGTGA